Proteins encoded in a region of the Acidobacteriota bacterium genome:
- a CDS encoding PD-(D/E)XK nuclease family protein has product MSTRRLIRTSDLAGFRRAVAALALEGAPLDARRRVVIVPTRASVTLLRQTLERHASRTGIATVIWPDLLTRDEWMTRLHLTLPGAPRLLARVEREVLMAAAADRTARRPRMGGAPFALRPALVAVMLDFYDELRRRQRSVTRFRRALFDELKVERGSDRGSESLIHQTAFLGLSFLAYERAVVAAGAIDEHMLRALLLAERPQWAVDHVVVAVADHPTDPRGLWPADFDLLGRWPGLRVDVVMTDETHDAGFRERLERELPEIEERREPPAPWSPVVVRPPDAKDGEWCHVGRDREEEVRDVIRHIRARARQDAVPGRLAPTAIVFQRPLPYLYLTRQLCEDAGVPIQALDALPLAGEPYAALLDLILVVARTGGTRESSLALLRSPLLNFEVEGERVSLEDVAALDTVLVGFRVTGGADRYPDAVTRFLAGAHRHDRARASGAPRAAQAASDAARELAPFQQEATASNQVRCVAAFLRARQLGPGEGDEWRQAYLRARAAVLGSLDALADAYERHDDRHREADELVAAIRHQVERQTFSPARNQAGVHLVDAVAARFGEFDHVHLVGLVETDWPERQRRSIFYTSGLLKVLGWPQDADHAAAQLAGFRDLTGLPSRSLHLHAFHLEGDAMVGLSPMVEVARGLPAVLSDVLPPVQIFSDEVLSGASQDDAQLPEDAAAWLDARRQRPPLDDERYRGVGLPQAPQAYRVSKVDRYVTCPFQYFAESVLHLQQENEEAVGLTPMERGTLMHDLFERFYRAWNAAGHGTITAERLPEAVAMFTAMARETCSALPDADRVLEETRLLGSLVARGVAERVFELEAEDGGDVVARHLEEVLKGPFRFPVLGGLDEVTIEINGKADRVDVFSDGSLRVVDYKLGRMPDLKTSIQIAAYAWAAQQKLEARDHTPHPVAAAMYLAFGDEQRLEGRLGSRTDSSVAVQARATEFAGVIGEIEAGEFPARPISTSECGWCKYAGVCRKEYKLEDDADEPV; this is encoded by the coding sequence GTCGCCTCATTCGTACGTCCGATCTCGCCGGCTTCCGCAGAGCGGTGGCGGCGCTGGCGCTTGAAGGCGCTCCTCTGGATGCACGCCGGCGGGTGGTCATTGTGCCCACGCGCGCGTCGGTCACCCTGCTGCGGCAAACCCTGGAGCGGCACGCATCGCGTACGGGCATCGCCACGGTGATCTGGCCCGACCTCCTGACGCGTGACGAATGGATGACCCGGCTTCATCTGACCTTGCCGGGTGCCCCGCGCCTGCTCGCGCGAGTCGAACGCGAAGTGCTCATGGCGGCCGCCGCCGATCGCACCGCACGGCGCCCGCGCATGGGTGGCGCGCCGTTCGCCCTGCGCCCGGCGCTCGTGGCCGTGATGCTGGACTTCTACGACGAGCTTCGCCGCCGCCAGCGGTCGGTCACCCGTTTTCGTCGTGCACTGTTCGACGAACTGAAGGTCGAGCGCGGCAGCGACCGGGGCAGCGAAAGCCTCATTCATCAAACGGCCTTCCTCGGCCTCTCGTTCCTCGCGTACGAACGCGCGGTGGTGGCTGCTGGTGCCATCGACGAACACATGTTGCGCGCGTTACTGCTGGCCGAACGGCCGCAGTGGGCGGTCGATCACGTGGTGGTCGCCGTGGCCGACCATCCGACCGATCCGCGCGGCCTCTGGCCCGCAGACTTCGATCTGCTGGGTCGCTGGCCTGGCCTGCGCGTGGACGTGGTCATGACCGACGAAACGCACGACGCCGGTTTTCGCGAACGCCTCGAACGTGAACTGCCCGAGATCGAAGAACGTCGCGAGCCGCCGGCGCCATGGTCGCCCGTGGTCGTCCGCCCACCGGATGCCAAAGACGGGGAGTGGTGTCATGTGGGCCGCGATCGCGAAGAGGAAGTGCGCGACGTGATTCGGCACATCCGCGCGCGCGCCCGTCAGGACGCCGTGCCCGGCCGGCTCGCGCCGACGGCCATCGTTTTTCAGCGGCCCCTGCCGTATCTGTACCTGACCCGTCAGCTGTGCGAGGACGCCGGTGTGCCGATCCAGGCGCTGGACGCGTTGCCGCTGGCCGGCGAGCCATATGCCGCGCTGCTCGACCTGATTCTGGTGGTCGCTCGCACCGGCGGCACTCGCGAGTCGAGCCTCGCGTTGTTGCGCTCGCCCTTGCTGAACTTCGAAGTTGAGGGAGAGCGCGTCTCACTTGAAGATGTTGCGGCGCTCGACACCGTGCTCGTCGGGTTTCGAGTCACCGGCGGGGCCGATCGTTATCCCGACGCCGTCACCCGCTTCCTCGCTGGCGCCCATCGCCACGATCGCGCGCGTGCGAGCGGCGCGCCCAGGGCGGCGCAGGCGGCGTCCGACGCAGCCCGTGAGCTGGCGCCGTTCCAGCAGGAGGCGACCGCGTCGAATCAGGTCCGATGCGTGGCCGCATTTCTGCGTGCACGCCAACTCGGGCCCGGTGAAGGTGATGAGTGGCGCCAGGCGTATCTGCGCGCCCGCGCGGCCGTGCTCGGCTCGCTCGACGCGTTGGCGGATGCGTACGAGCGCCACGATGATCGCCATCGGGAAGCCGACGAACTGGTGGCTGCCATTCGACACCAGGTGGAGCGCCAGACCTTTTCGCCCGCGCGCAATCAAGCCGGCGTCCACCTCGTGGATGCGGTGGCCGCGCGGTTCGGCGAATTTGATCACGTGCATCTGGTGGGCCTGGTGGAAACCGACTGGCCCGAGCGACAGCGTCGCAGCATCTTTTATACGAGCGGACTCCTGAAGGTGCTGGGCTGGCCGCAAGATGCCGATCACGCGGCAGCCCAGTTGGCCGGCTTTCGCGATCTCACCGGCTTGCCGTCACGAAGCCTGCACCTGCACGCGTTCCATCTGGAAGGTGATGCCATGGTCGGCTTGTCGCCGATGGTGGAGGTGGCGCGGGGCCTGCCTGCCGTGTTGAGTGACGTGTTGCCGCCGGTCCAGATTTTCAGCGACGAAGTGCTCTCAGGCGCGAGCCAAGACGATGCCCAACTGCCGGAGGATGCGGCCGCCTGGCTCGACGCGCGCAGGCAGCGTCCGCCCCTCGACGACGAACGGTACCGCGGCGTCGGCCTGCCACAAGCGCCTCAGGCGTATCGAGTCAGCAAGGTCGATCGATACGTCACGTGTCCCTTCCAGTACTTCGCGGAATCCGTGCTCCACCTGCAGCAGGAGAATGAGGAGGCCGTCGGCCTCACTCCGATGGAGCGCGGCACCCTGATGCACGACTTGTTCGAGCGGTTCTATCGGGCGTGGAATGCCGCCGGCCATGGCACCATCACGGCCGAGCGACTGCCCGAAGCGGTTGCGATGTTCACGGCAATGGCGCGAGAGACCTGCAGCGCGCTTCCTGATGCCGACCGCGTGCTGGAAGAGACGCGCCTGTTGGGTTCACTCGTCGCTCGCGGCGTCGCCGAGCGCGTGTTCGAACTGGAAGCCGAAGATGGCGGCGATGTGGTCGCTCGCCATCTTGAAGAAGTGCTGAAGGGCCCGTTCAGGTTCCCTGTGCTCGGTGGACTGGACGAGGTCACCATCGAGATCAACGGCAAGGCCGATCGCGTGGACGTCTTCAGTGATGGCAGCCTGCGCGTGGTGGACTACAAGCTTGGGCGCATGCCGGATTTGAAAACGTCGATCCAGATCGCCGCCTACGCGTGGGCGGCCCAGCAAAAGCTCGAAGCGCGCGATCACACCCCACACCCCGTGGCGGCGGCGATGTACCTCGCGTTTGGTGATGAACAACGGCTCGAAGGGCGCCTGGGCTCTCGCACCGACTCGTCGGTCGCCGTCCAGGCCAGGGCCACGGAGTTTGCCGGTGTCATCGGCGAGATCGAAGCCGGGGAGTTTCCCGCCCGGCCTATCTCCACAAGTGAGTGCGGCTGGTGCAAGTACGCCGGCGTCTGTCGCAAGGAATACAAGCTGGAGGACGATGCAGACGAGCCTGTTTGA